In the Streptomyces coeruleoprunus genome, CTCGAGCACCTTGAAGGGCTCGTTGACTTCCTGCTGGTGCACCTTGTTCGGGAAGTAGTCCTCAAGGGTGCGACCGTTGATCTTCCACTTGCCGGAGCCCGGAACGATCCGGACGCGGGCGATGGCGTTCTTGCGACGGCCCAGGCCGGCGGCCGGCTGCGGGTCGCCGAAGCGGGAGGCCAGGGACTCGGAGGTGTACTCGCCCTCCACGGCCTCGGTCTCGGTGGTGTACTCCTCGACGCCCTCGAACTCGTCGACAGGGGTCTCAGGGGTGGTCTCGGCCACGATTCTCCTCAGATTCTCTTCGTCTTAGGGGGTGGCCGGACTTACTGCGCGACCTGGGTGATCTCGAACGGGACCGGCTGCTGGGCAGCGTGCGGGTGGTTCTCGCCCGCGTAGACCTTCAGCTTCGAGAGCATCTGACGGCCGAGGGAGTTCTTGGGGAGCATGCCCTTGACGGCCTTCTCGATGGCCTTCTCCGGGTTCTTGTCCAGCAGCTCGTCGTAGCGGACGGAGCGCAGACCACCCGGGTAGCCGGAGTGGCGGTACGCCATCTTCTGGGTCCGCTTGTTGCCGGACAGGTGCACCTTGTCGGCGTTGATGATGATGACGAAATCGCCCATGTCCATGTGGGGGGCGTACACGGGCTTGTGCTTGCCCCGCAGAAGGGTGGCGGCGGTGCTCGCCAGACGGCCCAGAACGACGTCCTGGGCGTCAATGACGTGCCACTGGCGGGTCACATCGCCGGGCTTGGGGCTGTACGTACGCACGGTCGTAGCCTTCGCTTCTTCAGTGAGTGGGTCCTGTCAAGGCCACCACGGACGATCACGACAGCCATGACCACACGTCGGTGACGCAAACCGAGTGCTGGTCGCTGGTCATCGGCCCGGTGGACCGGCGTAACGGCCTCTCACGTGAGATAGAGCAAGCCAGTACGCATAACGAACCAGAAGAATACTCGGGCGCCCCCTGGCGGGTCAAAACGAGGCGCGACCACACCTGGGGAGTGTCCGGCGGATCATGCCGACATCGCTGGGCGGTGCCTTTGACTGCTGGTGAGCGGGGTCTGGTGCGTGCGGCTGCAAGGCGGAGGAGGGAGGGATGGCGGAGCCATCGCGACCGACGACAACGCCGCTGGGGGTCCCCCTGCCCGTCAGGGCTTGGGGGAGTGCGTGCCAGACCCCGCGGCCCAGGCATGATCCGCCGGACACGACCTAGCGGCGGCGTTCCACCCGCCGCTCGTCCCACACCGGCTCCGGCGTCTCCCGTACGACCCCGTCCGTACCGAACACCAGGTACCGGTCGAAGGAGCGCGCGAACCACCGGTCGTGCGTCACCGCCAGCACCGTGCCCTCAAAGGCCTCCAGCCCCGCCTGCAGGGCCTCCGCCGACTCCAGGTCCAGGTTGTCCGTCGGCTCGTCCAGCAGCAGCGCCGTCGCCCCCGACAGCTCCAGCAGCAGGATCTGGAAGCGTGCCTGCTGGCCGCCCGACAGGCGGCCGAAGACCTGGTCGCCCTGGCGCTCCAGCTCGTACCGGCGCAGCACCGACATCGCCCCGCCGCGGTCCTTGGCATGCTCGGTCCACAGGATGTCGACCAGCGTCCGGGCCTCCAGCTCCGGATGGGCGTGGGTCTGCGCGAAGTGGCCCGGCACCACCCGGGCACCCAGCTTCCACGCGCCCGCGTGCGCCACCGAGCCGTCCCCGGCCAGGAGCCGCAGGAAGTGCGACTTGCCCGAGCCGTTCGAGCCCAGGACGGCGACCCGCTCCCCGTAGAAGACCTCCAGGTCGAACGGCTTCATCAGGCCCGTCAGCTCCAGGCCCCGGCACTCCACCGCCCGCACCCCGGTGCGCCCGCCCCGCAGCCGCATCCGGATGTCCTGCTCGCGCGGCGGCTCCGGCGGCGGCCCGGCCTCCTCGAACTTCCGCAGCCGGGTCTGCGCCGCCGCGTACCGCGACGCCATCTCATGGCTGATCGACGCGGCCTGCCGCAGGTCCAGCACCAGCCGCTTGAGCTGGGCGTGCTTCTCCTCCCAGCGCCGCTTCAGCTCCTCGAAGCGGGCGAACCGCTCCCGCCGCGCCTCGTGGAACGTGCCGAAGCCCCCGCCGTGCACCCAGACGTCCGACCCCGCGGCCCCGGGCTCCACCGCGACGATCTTCTGCGCCGCCCGCGCCAGCAGCTCCCGGTCGTGCGAGACGAACAACACGGTCTTACGGGTCTCCCCGAGCCGCTCCTCCAGCCACCGCTTCCCCGGGACGTCCAGGTAGTTGTCCGGCTCGTCCAGCAGCAGCACCTGCTCCGGCCCGCGCAGCAGCGCCTCCAGCACCAGCCGCTTCTGCTCACCGCCGCTCAGCGTGCGCACCTCGCGGAACTGCGCCTTCTCGTACGGCACGCCCAGCGCTGCCGTCGTGCACATGTCCCACAGCGTCTCGGCCTCGTAGCCGCGCGCCTCCGCCCAGTCGCTGAGCGCCTGCGCGTACCGCATCTGCGCGGCCTCGTCGTCCACCGTCATGATCAGGTGCTCGGCCTCGTCGACGGCCCGGGCGGCCTCACGGATCCGGACCGGCGCCACCGACACCAGCAGGTCCCGCACCGTCCGGTCGTCCCGCACGGAGCCCACGAACTGCGGCATCACCCCGAGGCCACCGCTCACGGTGACCTTGCCGCCGTGCGGCTGCAGCTCCCCGGAGATCAGGCGCAGCAGCGTCGTCTTGCCCGCCCCGTTGGCGCCGACGAGCGCGACGACCGCGCCCTCCCCCACCCGGAACGACACATC is a window encoding:
- the rpsI gene encoding 30S ribosomal protein S9; this translates as MAETTPETPVDEFEGVEEYTTETEAVEGEYTSESLASRFGDPQPAAGLGRRKNAIARVRIVPGSGKWKINGRTLEDYFPNKVHQQEVNEPFKVLELDNRYDVIARISGGGVSGQAGALRLGVARALNEADVDNNRGPLKKAGFLSRDDRAVERKKAGLKKARKAPQYSKR
- the rplM gene encoding 50S ribosomal protein L13, whose amino-acid sequence is MRTYSPKPGDVTRQWHVIDAQDVVLGRLASTAATLLRGKHKPVYAPHMDMGDFVIIINADKVHLSGNKRTQKMAYRHSGYPGGLRSVRYDELLDKNPEKAIEKAVKGMLPKNSLGRQMLSKLKVYAGENHPHAAQQPVPFEITQVAQ
- a CDS encoding ABC-F family ATP-binding cassette domain-containing protein, which translates into the protein MGHVEVAHLEYHLPDGRALLGDVSFRVGEGAVVALVGANGAGKTTLLRLISGELQPHGGKVTVSGGLGVMPQFVGSVRDDRTVRDLLVSVAPVRIREAARAVDEAEHLIMTVDDEAAQMRYAQALSDWAEARGYEAETLWDMCTTAALGVPYEKAQFREVRTLSGGEQKRLVLEALLRGPEQVLLLDEPDNYLDVPGKRWLEERLGETRKTVLFVSHDRELLARAAQKIVAVEPGAAGSDVWVHGGGFGTFHEARRERFARFEELKRRWEEKHAQLKRLVLDLRQAASISHEMASRYAAAQTRLRKFEEAGPPPEPPREQDIRMRLRGGRTGVRAVECRGLELTGLMKPFDLEVFYGERVAVLGSNGSGKSHFLRLLAGDGSVAHAGAWKLGARVVPGHFAQTHAHPELEARTLVDILWTEHAKDRGGAMSVLRRYELERQGDQVFGRLSGGQQARFQILLLELSGATALLLDEPTDNLDLESAEALQAGLEAFEGTVLAVTHDRWFARSFDRYLVFGTDGVVRETPEPVWDERRVERRR